The Mercurialis annua linkage group LG7, ddMerAnnu1.2, whole genome shotgun sequence genome includes the window cgctaaaaaggtgaaacgttaggatttgtttcgtaacggtttaaacgtttggattagtttcgtaacgttttaacgatttgcttaaatcgctaaaaaggtgaaacttttggatttgttttgtaacgttttaaatgtttggatttgtttcataacgttttaaacgtttggcttaaatcgctaaaaaggtgaaacattaggatttatttcataatgttttaaacgtttggttcaaatcgctaaaaagatgaaacattaggatttgtttcgtaacgttttaaatgtataaatttctttcgtaacttttaaacgtttagcttaaatagataaaaaggggaaatgtttggatttgtttcataacgttttaaacgtttggcttaaattgctaaaaaggtgaaacatatggatttgtttcggaacgttttaaacgtttggatttttttagtaacattttaaacgtttaaatttatttcgtaacgttttaaacgtttggcataaattgctaaaaaggtgaaatattaggatatgtttcgtaatgttttaaacgtttggcttaatttgttaaaaaggtgaaacgttaggatttgtttcgtaacgttttaaacatttggcttaaattgttaaaaaggtgaaatgttaggatttgtttcgaaacgttttaaacgttcggattagtttcataacattttaaacgtttggcttaaatcgctaaaaaggtgaaatgtttcgatttatttcgtaacgttttaaacgtttagatttgtttagtaacgttttaaacgtttggatttttttcgtaacgttttaaacgtttggatttgtttcataccattttaaacgtttggatttatttcgtaacgttttaaagggttggcttaaatcgctaaaaaggtgaaacgtttggatttgttttgtaatgatttaaacgtttggcttaaatcgctaaaaaggtgaaacgttaggatttttttcgcaacgttttaaatgtttggcttaaatcgctaataaggtgaaatgtttggtttttttttcgtaacgttttaaacgtttggatttgtttcgtaacgttttgaacgtttggattttttttatgacGCTTTagacttttggattaaatcgctaaaatggtgaaacgttaggatttcttttgtaacgttttacacgtttgcctttgttttttaacgttttaaacgtttggatttgttttataacgtttggattaaattgctaaaaaactgaaacgttaggatttgtttcgtaacattttaaacgtttggcttaaatagctaaaaaggtgaaacgttagaatttgttttgtaacgtttggatttgttttgtaatattttaaacgtttggcttaaatagctaaaaagatgaaacatttggattagttttgtaaagttttaaacgtttgatttaaatcgctaaactaaaaaaaagtaatttttaatgACAAAATTTTAATGAGGGTATTAAAAAATcatcattaaaattataattttatataaataatgagGGTAcaaattttttatcattaataatAACATTTATAATGAAGGGCTTTTTAAGTGgtcataattaatatataaaactcCTCATTATTTCCtaatttcacaaaaaaaaaattatggcgCTAATCCATAAAGTTCTCCGCctaaatttttctattttggaaACATTATTTCTTAACCTCTTTTAAACCTAATAAAACACTCTTAACACTAACCTATACACTATAATCTCTCAAATTGCTTGCCTCATCTACATTCAAATccctaaaattaaattgatatctAGTTTTAATTGTTCTTGTTTCTCATCTaattaaagtaagaaaattgGGTTAAGGTTACCACAAGAAGATTTCCAGAAAAGTTCATCGGTTTTAGGGCTTTTCGTTGATTTCGTCATCCGTTCAGGTCGTCATCGGTTCCGGTCATTGTTTTCTGTTCAGGCTGCGTACGTCATTCAGGTTACAATTATTTCTAAATAATTTAGTAGaagtatgtttttaaaattaccaTAAAATTTTGATGGTTAGGTTTTCTATCTGATTTCTCttgtttggtattttatttggtttttagGATTTAACATTACATATATGATAAAACTGCCGTTTAGATAATCTTGCAGTATGAGGTTAGTGATCGAGTATATCTGATTTTGTGTGTTGTATTGCATAAATTTCACTCATTTCAGATCTTCTCAATTCAGTTCTTTAATTGTACTGCTTTGatgtaattgattttttttctttagtttAATCTTATTATGACATTAAAAGAATTTGGCAATTATCaaatttatgtgtttttataatggaatattcatttattttatttactttaaatttataaaactatataCTTTCTTTCAAAATGATAGTGACTTTTATATGATATGCAAAACTAGAAAAACTTTCATAGAATTGTTTCGGGTTTCGGTTTTATAGTTATTGATCGATCGATTCGGATTATTGATAAATCAGTAAATTTATTTGTGGAAATTTCATTAAATGATTGTAATCTGCATACATAATCTGAGATTATGCAGAGATTATGCAGTATCAAATTATGCATAATCTCTGGACAATCTGATTATGCATAATCTCGATTATATAGATTATTGCTTAAATCTGTGATATGCAGATAATACTATGCCCTTTGCAGACTATACTTTGCATACTGCAAAAATTATAATCTGCATACTGCAGAAATTATAATCTGCATACTGCATAAATTATAATCTGCAGTAATTGCATAAATTATAATCTGCATATGCAATGCATATGCAGTAATCCGCATATGCAATGCATATGCAATTACTGCAGATTATAATGCCGGTCACTGCTAATAATTCAACAGGCTCTCAGGTGGTTGGTTTTGAAAATAATGCCAGCGCCTCATCAGGTCCAACACTAGTGAGTTTCTAGGGTTTTGTCAGCCAGCGACGCAAATCAAAATGTATAGATGATATGGGTAATGTATGCTCTACCGCTCCACTTTCAGGCAGCCTGCACTCCTTCTCTGATGGTATTAGGTGCAGGAACAAACTTATTTTGGAAGCAACTGAGATTCAAAATAAAGAGATGGAAGCTAGAAACACCTGGAACATTGGTTTGCAACTGGGTCTTTTCTCGGCTGATTAGGAAGCAGGAATAATTGAGCTTCTTTCTCAAGGTATTGCTTTGGAAGCTAGATCTTAGCTGGAAGCTGTCCTTGACCTAGGTTATTCTTATTTTATAATGTCGTACAACCTTAATTTAGTAGCTTGGAATTGTCCAGGGGGTTTGTCTTTCGCTCGAAAGAATCGTTTTATTCGTTCCTTGGTTTCTAACAATAATCTTTCTTTGTTGGGTCTTATTGAGACTAAAAAGGAAGCTTTTGATGATTTTGGTATTCGTTCTTTATGGCTGCATTTAGATTTTGATTACAGCTTTGCTCCTTCAGCGGGTTCATCGGGTGGTCTCCTTTGCATATGGAATCCGAAATTTATTGTTCCTTACAGAATCGCTAAAGCTAATAGATGGATtagcttggattttatttggtCAAGTGTTCATGTCATATTTATCTTGATTTGTGCTAGTAATTTTCCAAGAGAACGGGCTTCTCTTTGGTATGATATTCTTCATGAGCTCAATTCTGATTTTCTTTGCATCTTGGTAGgtgattttaatgaaattttggACCCTTCAGGGAGTTTTAACTGCACTAGTTTTTCGGCTTCAATGCTTGCTTTTTCAGACTTTATCTCGGCTTCCAACTTGGTAGAATCTAATCTGCAAGGTCGGTTCTTTACTTGGCAGAATAGCATTTCTAAATCGAAGATTGATCGTTGTTTCCTGTCTCCTGCTGCATTCTCCTTTTGGCCGAATAATGTCTTGAAAGCTTTGCCTTCTTATTCGGATAATGTTCCTCTTTTGTTTTGCTCTGATGTGGCTTCTAATTGGGGTCCTAAACCTTTCAAGTCTATTAACGCGTGGTGGAGTCGCaaggattttttttcttttgtggaGAGTTCTTGGTCTAACATTTCTTTGAAAATGCCTAATGCCAATTTGGTTTTCAGGTTAAGGGAACTCAGGAATCTCGTCAAGATTTGGAACCGAGATATTTTTGGTAACTTAAACTCAAAATTTGATGCTGTTCAAGCCGAGATAACAGCTTTAGAGTCTCTCGCTGATTTTGGCAGCCTTAGTGAGTTGGACGGCAGCAGACTTTCCACCCTTAAATCAGAGAGCAATCAATTATCTATTCATATTAAATCTTTGTGGCACCAAAAGTTGAGGTTGAACTGGAATTTTCATGGTGAGACGAACTCAAAATACTTTCATACGGTGGCTTCGTTGCATTCTAAGAACAACATTATTTCGGAGGTTATTATTGATGGGGTTAGCTTCAAATCTCCTCTGGATATTAAACAGCGTACTCATGCTTTTTATAAAGCTTTGTATAAGAAGAATTCTCAAGTTAGCTTTACTTTAGATTCTCTTCCTATTGAGTCTTTGACAGACTTACAGGCTGCTTCTCTTTTAATGCCTTTTGCTGAGGAGGAAATTGTCACCACATTGATGAGCTGCGATGAGAAGAAGGCTCCGGCTCCTGATggattcaattattttttctacAAAAAATCTTGGAAAATTTTCAGACAGGATTTTCTCAAGCTTTTCAAGGAATTCTTTCATTCGGCTTCCTTCCCCATCGGTATTAACACAGCCTTTTTAGTGTTGATCCCGAAATTTCAAGGTGCTTCTGACATTAAGGATTTTCGTC containing:
- the LOC130014830 gene encoding uncharacterized protein LOC130014830: MSYNLNLVAWNCPGGLSFARKNRFIRSLVSNNNLSLLGLIETKKEAFDDFGIRSLWLHLDFDYSFAPSAGSSGGLLCIWNPKFIVPYRIAKANRWISLDFIWSSVHVIFILICASNFPRERASLWYDILHELNSDFLCILVGDFNEILDPSGSFNCTSFSASMLAFSDFISASNLVESNLQGRFFTWQNSISKSKIDRCFLSPAAFSFWPNNVLKALPSYSDNVPLLFCSDVASNWGPKPFKSINAWWSRKDFFSFVESSWSNISLKMPNANLVFRLRELRNLVKIWNRDIFGNLNSKFDAVQAEITALESLADFGSLSELDGSRLSTLKSESNQLSIHIKSLWHQKLRLNWNFHGETNSKYFHTVASLHSKNNIISEVIIDGVSFKSPLDIKQRTHAFYKALYKKNSQVSFTLDSLPIESLTDLQAASLLMPFAEEEIVTTLMSCDEKKAPAPDGFNYFFYKKSWKIFRQDFLKLFKEFFHSASFPIGINTAFLVLIPKFQGASDIKDFRPISLINGVFKLLSKVLTNRLSPVLLLFQRTNSVSLREEVSTIAT